In Vitis vinifera cultivar Pinot Noir 40024 chromosome 11, ASM3070453v1, a genomic segment contains:
- the TIL gene encoding Temperature-induced lipocalin-1 has product MAKKEMEVVRGIDLQRYMGRWYEIASFPSFFQPKNGINTRATYTLEADGTTVRVLNETWSDGKRSYIEGTAYKADPKSDQAKLKVKFYVPPFLPIIPVVGDYWVLFLDEEYQYALIGQPSRKYLWILCRQTHMDEEIYEMLVEKAKEVGYDVSKLRKTTQTDPPPEGEGPQDTKGIWWIKSIFGK; this is encoded by the exons ATGGCCAAGAAGGAGATGGAAGTGGTGAGGGGTATTGACCTGCAGAGATACATGGGGAGGTGGTACGAGATAGCTTCATTTCCCTCATTTTTTCAGCCCAAGAATGGTATCAACACAAGGGCCACCTACACTCTCGAGGCGGATGGCACTACTGTCCGCGTCCTCAACGAGACTTGGAGTGATGGCAAGAGGAGCTACATAGAAGGCACTGCTTACAAGGCTGATCCCAAGAGTGACCAGGCCAAGCTCAAAGTCAAGTTCTATGTTCCTCCTTTCCTCCCCATTATCCCTGTTGTTGGAGACTACTGGGTTTTGTTCCTTGATGAAGAATACCAGTATGCTTTGATTGGCCAGCCTTCCAGGAAGTATCTTTGG ATATTATGCAGGCAGACCCATATGGATGAAGAGATCTACGAGATGCTAGTTGAGAAGGCCAAAGAAGTTGGGTATGATGTGAGCAAACTCCGCAAGACAACCCAGACTGATCCTCCCCCAGAAGGAGAAGGCCCCCAGGACACTAAAGGCATTTGGTGGATTAAatctatttttggaaaatag
- the LOC100853380 gene encoding uncharacterized protein LOC100853380 → MASSSSPSVLLFLLLFTIAATAKTSESLSTVFPRAIHGSALKQVRNAKKPKPKVPFKTQYFPQLLDHFTFTPKSSTIFYQKYLINTQYWTHGAPIFVYTGNEGDIDWFASNTGFLLDIAPSFRAMLVFIEHRFYGESMPFGKESYKSPETLGYLNSQQALADFAVLIRSLKQNLSSEASPVVVFGGSYGGMLAAWFRLKYPHVAIGALASSAPILQFDDITPWSSFYDAVSQDFKEASLNCYEVIKGSWAELDAMSAKEGGLAEVSRTFRTCKDINSVYSARDWLWSAFVYTAMVNYPTKANFMMPLPAYPVEEMCKIIDRFPHGATNVSRAFAAASLYYNYSGTEKCFDLENGKDAHGLHGWDWQACTEMVMPLTCSNESMFPPSSFEYKEFADECTRKYGVMPRPHWITTEFGGSRIEQVLKRSASNIIFSNGMQDPWSRGSVLKNISASIVALVTKKGAHHVDFRFATKEDPDWLIEQRRQEVEILQKWIHDYNADLKQ, encoded by the exons ATGGCCTCATCTTCTTCTCCATCTGTTCTACTGTTTCTGCTTCTTTTCACCATAGCTGCAACTGCAAAAACTTCTGAATCACTTTCAACGGTGTTTCCAAGAGCAATTCATGGGTCTGCATTGAAACAAGTACGCAACGCAAAGAAACCAAAACCGAAGGTCCCATTCAAGACCCAGTACTTCCCTCAGCTCCTGGACCACTTCACCTTCACGCCTAAGAGCTCCACAATCTTCTACCAGAAGTACCTCATCAACACCCAGTACTGGACCCATGGAGCTCCCATATTTGTCTACACGGGCAATGAGGGTGACATCGATTGGTTTGCCTCCAACACTGGCTTCTTGCTCGACATTGCTCCCTCATTTCGAGCCATGCTGGTCTTCATTGAA cATAGATTTTATGGAGAATCAATGCCATTCGGAAAGGAGTCTTACAAGTCTCCGGAGACGTTAGGGTACTTGAATTCACAACAAGCATTAGCAGATTTTGCAGTTTTGATAAGGAGTCTGAAGCAGAATCTGTCTTCTGAAGCATCCCCTGTTGTGGTCTTTGGTGGATCTTATGGAGGAA TGCTGGCTGCCTGGTTTAGATTGAAATACCCACATGTAGCCATTGGAGCTTTGGCATCTTCAGCCCCCATTTTGCAGTTTGATGACATTACTCCATGGTCGAGCTTCTATGATGCTGTTTCCCAGGATTTCAAG GAAGCAAGCTTGAATTGCTATGAGGTGATAAAAGGAAGCTGGGCAGAGCTGGACGCCATGTCAGCTAAGGAAGGAGGATTGGCGGAGGTCAGCAGAACTTTCAGAACTTGCAA GGACATCAACTCGGTGTATTCAGCTCGGGACTGGTTATGGTCAGCTTTTGTTTACACAGCCATGGTGAATTATCCAACCAAAGCCAATTTTATGATGCCGTTACCTGCGTATCCTGTTGAGGAG ATGTGCAAGATTATTGATCGATTTCCACATGGGGCTACCAATGTTAGCAGGGCTTTTGCAGCTGCTAGCTTATATTACAATTATTCTGGTACAGAAAAATGCTTTGACTTGGAGAATGGAAAAGATGCTCATGGCCTCCATGGTTGGGATTGGCAG GCATGTACAGAGATGGTTATGCCACTGACTTGCTCCAATGAAAGCATGTTTCCTCCATCTTCCTTTGAGTACAAAGAATTTGCAGATGAATGCACGAGGAAATATGGAGTTATGCCTCGACCACACTGGATCACGACTGAATTTGGAGGCAGT AGAATCGAACAAGTGCTGAAAAGATCAGCCAGCAACATTATTTTCTCCAATGGAATGCAAGATCCATGGAGCAGAGGCAG TGTGCTGAAAAATATATCTGCTAGCATTGTAGCCCTTGTGACCAAGAAAG GGGCTCACCATGTTGATTTTCGGTTTGCCACGAAAGAGGACCCAGACTGGCTGATTGAGCAGAGGAGGCAAGAGGTGGAGATCCTTCAGAAGTGGATACATGACTACAATGCAGATCTCAAACAATGA